A portion of the Clostridium gelidum genome contains these proteins:
- the nusB gene encoding transcription antitermination factor NusB has protein sequence MNRKLSRDKTMELLFGMTLSKDTTEEAIEGFLENYEGDIKEIDLTYVKQALIGIENNKEAIDKIITENLHNWKLDRVPKVNLSILRLATYELLYDEQVPRAVVINEALEITRRYSDEKSVSFINGVLDKIDSAE, from the coding sequence ATGAATAGAAAATTATCAAGAGACAAAACTATGGAGTTATTATTTGGAATGACTTTAAGCAAAGACACCACTGAAGAGGCAATAGAAGGATTCCTAGAAAATTATGAAGGCGATATAAAAGAAATTGATTTAACTTATGTTAAACAAGCATTAATTGGAATAGAAAATAATAAAGAAGCAATTGACAAAATTATTACTGAAAACTTACATAATTGGAAACTAGATAGGGTACCTAAGGTGAATTTAAGCATATTGAGACTTGCAACATATGAGTTATTATATGATGAACAAGTTCCAAGAGCTGTTGTTATTAACGAAGCATTAGAAATTACAAGAAGATATTCTGATGAAAAAAGTGTAAGCTTTATTAATGGAGTTTTAGATAAAATTGATTCAGCAGAATGA
- the spoIIIAC gene encoding stage III sporulation protein AC, producing MHDISILFKIGGAGILLVVLDKVLTSSGKGEIAAITNIAGVVIILLMIVSLIGDLFSTVKTMFIM from the coding sequence ATGCATGATATAAGTATTCTTTTTAAAATTGGAGGAGCTGGAATACTTTTAGTAGTTTTAGATAAGGTATTAACTAGTAGTGGAAAAGGTGAAATTGCAGCTATTACAAACATTGCAGGAGTTGTAATAATTCTGCTTATGATAGTTTCCCTTATAGGAGATTTATTTAGCACTGTTAAGACAATGTTTATAATGTAG
- the spoIIIAF gene encoding stage III sporulation protein AF, which yields MFIEALKNIVITLVTILIFISAVELIAPSNKMKKYIQFILGLILVTVILNPIIQFISSGEKSVTDGIQSYEQVFSQNENKVNKGNTTNIFKNDQDKVDVRKKTFMNNFNKNCDNLLKNKYKDKTFKSEIDCDVDFVNITLNVKKLKIGVGENKINKIKKIVINKELETTTKEENKEYTEMVNFISSELNVPNEKIEVYKLDE from the coding sequence ATGTTTATAGAAGCTTTAAAGAATATTGTAATAACTCTTGTGACTATTCTTATATTTATAAGTGCAGTAGAACTTATAGCACCAAGCAATAAAATGAAAAAATATATTCAGTTTATTTTAGGATTAATATTAGTTACTGTGATTTTAAATCCAATTATACAATTTATATCAAGTGGAGAAAAAAGTGTTACAGATGGAATTCAAAGCTATGAACAGGTATTTTCTCAAAATGAAAATAAAGTTAATAAAGGTAACACAACAAATATTTTTAAAAATGATCAAGATAAAGTAGATGTTAGAAAAAAAACATTTATGAATAACTTCAATAAAAATTGTGATAATTTACTTAAAAATAAGTATAAAGACAAGACATTTAAAAGTGAAATAGATTGTGATGTAGATTTCGTAAACATAACTTTAAATGTAAAAAAACTAAAGATAGGTGTAGGTGAAAATAAAATAAATAAGATAAAAAAGATAGTGATTAACAAAGAGCTAGAAACTACTACAAAGGAAGAAAATAAAGAATATACAGAAATGGTTAATTTTATATCCAGTGAATTGAATGTTCCAAATGAGAAAATCGAAGTATATAAATTAGATGAATAG
- a CDS encoding Asp23/Gls24 family envelope stress response protein: MEDLVREDNIGVVKISDEVVSVIAGIAAQEIDGVLDSQIGVASNLTNIFKGKKNTAKASKVTLEEDKAIIDMNVSVEYGRKIMDVVAQVQDNVKKTVEAMTGLYVESVNIYVQNIYLPKKEEIESN, from the coding sequence ATGGAAGATTTAGTTAGAGAAGATAATATCGGAGTCGTTAAAATTTCGGATGAAGTAGTAAGCGTAATTGCTGGAATTGCAGCTCAAGAAATTGATGGAGTTTTAGATAGTCAAATTGGTGTTGCAAGCAATTTAACAAACATATTTAAAGGCAAAAAGAATACTGCTAAAGCAAGTAAAGTAACACTAGAGGAAGATAAAGCAATAATAGATATGAATGTATCAGTAGAGTATGGCAGAAAGATAATGGATGTTGTAGCACAAGTACAAGATAATGTTAAAAAAACAGTTGAAGCTATGACGGGATTATATGTTGAATCTGTTAACATTTATGTCCAAAATATTTATTTGCCTAAAAAGGAAGAAATTGAATCTAACTAG
- the spoIIIAE gene encoding stage III sporulation protein AE: protein MKMIKRVTVILMISLTINMIISIIPGCVFLKLDKVYAMEINNKNNIDISGNTENNVKSKEPLKNEVNIDDIGGSAKDEINDLYKYINKMKTDVELMDNLDPVEYIKTYIAEGKGNISFDTIVKAILSIVFKEVKSVLKLMISIVTISIICSLLKNLQDAFSDESISQVAFFACYALIIMVLSKSFIISISVAKEVITNISDFMSALLPILITMISLAGGITSAATLDPIVLGAVVFIPKVYSNIVIPMILMSFVLEFANNLSIDHKITNLCKLLKQVIIWFQGIIVTIFIGLLTIRGITSTTIDAVTLKTAKFAIDNFIPIVGKTFSDAITSVAGYSLIIKNAISSIGLVVIIIILLHPLIKLILITFIYKLSAALIEPISDSRITKSLEAAGNSMVLITSCVLTVSIIFFILIAIMASSGRFIVGG, encoded by the coding sequence ATGAAGATGATAAAAAGAGTTACGGTAATATTAATGATAAGTCTTACAATTAATATGATTATATCAATAATTCCAGGGTGTGTATTTTTAAAATTGGATAAAGTTTATGCCATGGAAATAAATAATAAAAACAATATAGATATAAGTGGTAATACAGAAAATAATGTAAAAAGCAAAGAACCTTTGAAAAATGAAGTCAATATAGATGACATAGGTGGAAGTGCAAAGGATGAAATTAATGATTTATATAAATATATAAATAAAATGAAAACAGATGTAGAACTTATGGATAATTTAGATCCAGTAGAATATATAAAAACATATATTGCTGAAGGTAAAGGTAATATTTCTTTTGATACAATTGTAAAGGCAATTTTAAGCATTGTATTCAAAGAGGTGAAAAGTGTTTTAAAACTTATGATATCAATAGTTACAATATCAATAATATGTTCACTTTTAAAAAATCTTCAAGATGCATTTTCAGATGAAAGCATCTCGCAAGTTGCTTTTTTTGCTTGCTACGCCTTAATCATAATGGTACTATCAAAAAGTTTTATAATTTCTATTTCAGTTGCAAAAGAAGTAATAACTAACATCTCAGATTTTATGAGTGCTCTTCTTCCAATACTTATAACTATGATTTCTCTTGCAGGAGGAATTACATCAGCTGCAACACTAGATCCAATTGTACTTGGGGCAGTTGTATTTATACCAAAAGTGTATTCAAATATTGTAATTCCAATGATACTAATGAGTTTTGTATTAGAATTTGCAAATAATCTATCTATAGACCATAAAATAACAAATTTATGTAAATTATTAAAACAAGTTATTATATGGTTTCAGGGAATCATAGTAACAATCTTTATAGGACTTTTAACAATTCGTGGAATTACTTCAACAACCATTGATGCAGTAACACTTAAAACAGCGAAATTTGCTATAGATAATTTTATTCCAATAGTCGGAAAAACATTTTCAGATGCAATCACATCGGTAGCTGGATACTCACTTATAATAAAAAACGCAATAAGCTCCATAGGATTAGTTGTAATTATTATAATTCTGCTACATCCACTGATTAAACTTATACTAATTACATTTATATATAAATTATCAGCAGCATTGATTGAACCAATAAGTGATTCAAGGATAACAAAATCATTAGAAGCAGCAGGAAATTCAATGGTGCTAATAACATCATGTGTTTTAACTGTAAGTATAATATTTTTTATATTAATTGCTATCATGGCATCATCTGGAAGGTTTATTGTTGGAGGATAG
- the spoIIIAD gene encoding stage III sporulation protein AD, producing the protein MLIVKIVGIAFITLFIMLLLKQSKNELNTLLTLTACTLILLIMVEPLKEIINFLREIADKANIDTVYMGIVLKILAIAYIASFSSALCKDANADSLAAQIELSGKIMILVLAIPILMAVLNSILQIM; encoded by the coding sequence ATGTTAATAGTAAAAATTGTAGGAATAGCATTTATAACATTATTTATCATGTTATTACTTAAGCAATCTAAAAATGAATTAAATACGCTTCTTACTTTAACTGCATGCACTTTAATTCTTCTTATTATGGTAGAACCACTTAAAGAAATAATTAACTTTTTAAGAGAAATTGCTGATAAAGCTAATATTGATACAGTTTATATGGGGATTGTACTAAAAATTTTAGCAATAGCATATATTGCATCATTTTCTAGTGCATTGTGTAAGGATGCAAATGCGGACAGTCTAGCAGCTCAAATAGAGCTTTCAGGTAAAATAATGATTTTAGTACTTGCTATTCCAATACTAATGGCTGTACTAAATTCTATATTACAAATAATGTAG
- a CDS encoding SpoIIIAH-like family protein produces the protein MTKKQCGIIFTLLALILCVGVLAAKLNNGGLNDPTDLSQVLSPEKVNDQDAEALNQQNYFYNSKSERDQMDSATIQTLKSQISDENISKEQKVVAQKELTQKTMVKDNEGRIELSIKNKGYEDALCRLDSNKATVIVKSATGLQENETIAIQELVQDVSKIKDIIIEVQK, from the coding sequence ATGACAAAGAAACAATGTGGTATTATTTTTACATTGTTAGCATTAATATTATGTGTAGGAGTGCTAGCAGCAAAACTTAATAATGGTGGGTTAAATGACCCAACAGATTTAAGTCAAGTTTTATCACCTGAAAAAGTAAATGATCAAGATGCAGAAGCTTTAAATCAACAAAATTACTTTTATAATTCAAAAAGTGAAAGAGATCAAATGGATTCAGCAACTATTCAAACTTTAAAGTCTCAAATTTCAGATGAAAATATATCAAAAGAGCAAAAGGTTGTAGCACAAAAAGAATTAACTCAAAAAACAATGGTGAAAGATAATGAAGGAAGAATAGAACTTAGTATTAAAAACAAAGGTTATGAAGATGCTTTATGTAGATTAGATTCAAACAAAGCAACCGTTATTGTTAAATCAGCAACTGGGCTTCAAGAAAATGAGACTATAGCAATACAAGAACTAGTTCAAGATGTATCAAAAATAAAGGATATAATAATAGAAGTTCAAAAATAG
- the spoIIIAB gene encoding stage III sporulation protein SpoIIIAB, with translation MLKLIFIIGIFIISTYIGFAYGETFRRRQDELKEILKALTILENDIVYGTTPLPEALENLSYKLGEPLNKFVKAITKRLIKGDVESVYEGATLEFALVENEFYLYDEDKKIMSDFFKSLGESGVYGQGKIFCLAIESIKMNLKDADEIAKKNIKLYRYLGVCFGAMIMIFII, from the coding sequence ATGCTTAAATTAATTTTTATAATAGGCATATTTATCATAAGCACTTATATAGGCTTTGCATATGGAGAAACTTTTAGAAGAAGACAAGATGAGCTTAAAGAGATATTAAAAGCTTTAACTATTCTTGAAAATGATATTGTATATGGGACAACTCCTCTACCAGAAGCTTTAGAAAATCTTTCTTATAAGTTAGGTGAGCCCTTAAACAAATTCGTAAAAGCTATTACAAAAAGGCTTATAAAAGGAGATGTGGAAAGTGTATATGAGGGTGCTACTTTAGAGTTTGCATTAGTAGAAAATGAATTTTATTTATATGATGAGGATAAAAAAATAATGTCAGATTTTTTTAAGTCTCTTGGAGAATCAGGAGTTTATGGGCAAGGAAAAATATTCTGCTTAGCAATTGAAAGTATAAAAATGAATTTAAAGGATGCTGATGAAATTGCAAAGAAAAACATAAAATTATATAGATATCTTGGAGTATGTTTTGGAGCGATGATAATGATATTTATAATATAA
- a CDS encoding bifunctional methylenetetrahydrofolate dehydrogenase/methenyltetrahydrofolate cyclohydrolase codes for MGKIINGKEVALKVKEDIKNFISNRKEKDLKIPKIASILVGNDGGSIYYMASQEKVAVSLGAGFLKVTLPETSKNEDVISEIHKLNEDKDVQGIILQLPLPSNFDEKKIIKEISPSKDIDCLTFESQGKLYMGEPKFLPCTPNSVVTLIKSLNVDIVGKNVVVLGRSNIVGKPVAQLLLNENATVTICHSKTKNLREVCRVADILVVAIGRPKFIDETYVNEDAIVIDVGTSSFEGKITGDVDFDKVIDKCKLLTPVPGGVGALTTTLLIKNACEALEQNEY; via the coding sequence ATGGGCAAAATTATAAATGGTAAAGAAGTTGCATTGAAGGTAAAAGAAGATATCAAAAATTTTATCAGCAATAGAAAAGAAAAAGATCTTAAAATCCCTAAAATTGCATCTATATTAGTTGGAAATGATGGCGGATCTATTTATTATATGGCAAGTCAAGAAAAGGTTGCGGTTTCTCTTGGAGCTGGATTTTTAAAAGTGACTTTACCTGAAACCTCAAAGAATGAAGATGTAATATCTGAAATACATAAATTAAATGAAGACAAAGATGTTCAAGGAATTATTTTGCAATTACCACTTCCAAGTAATTTTGATGAAAAGAAAATAATTAAAGAAATATCTCCAAGTAAGGATATTGATTGTCTTACATTTGAAAGCCAGGGAAAGCTATATATGGGTGAACCTAAATTCTTACCTTGTACTCCTAATTCTGTAGTTACTTTAATTAAGAGTTTAAATGTAGATATTGTAGGTAAGAATGTTGTAGTTCTTGGAAGAAGCAATATAGTTGGAAAACCGGTAGCGCAACTTTTATTAAATGAAAATGCTACAGTTACTATTTGTCACTCTAAAACAAAGAATTTAAGAGAAGTTTGTAGAGTAGCAGATATATTGGTAGTTGCTATTGGAAGACCAAAATTTATTGACGAAACTTATGTAAATGAAGATGCAATAGTAATTGATGTAGGAACATCATCTTTTGAAGGTAAGATAACTGGTGATGTAGATTTTGATAAGGTTATAGATAAGTGTAAATTACTAACTCCAGTTCCAGGCGGAGTAGGGGCACTTACAACAACTCTTTTAATAAAAAATGCATGTGAGGCTTTAGAACAAAATGAATATTAA
- the spoIIIAG gene encoding stage III sporulation protein AG yields MDKNKIIKEIKKILAQKQLKNLIAVCIVLGFVLIAMNVLLPSSKTLSNNKVAAGVTVGNAENSPVTKETDEKNYEEQQKTDLKNILKKMNGVGDVEVMMSFENGDKKVPAYDKNSQKSTTEETDNQGGKRVNNQNTDGENIVMTTSDGNNEPFILTTYKPKIIGVIILAEGAANSKTKYEIEQAVSKLYNLSLDKVNVYSMKK; encoded by the coding sequence ATGGACAAAAATAAAATAATAAAAGAGATAAAAAAGATATTAGCTCAAAAACAACTTAAAAATTTAATTGCTGTATGTATAGTTCTAGGATTTGTTTTAATTGCTATGAATGTACTACTACCAAGTAGTAAAACTTTAAGTAATAATAAAGTTGCAGCAGGCGTTACAGTAGGAAATGCAGAAAACTCTCCAGTTACTAAGGAAACAGATGAAAAAAATTATGAAGAACAGCAAAAAACAGATTTAAAAAATATATTAAAAAAAATGAATGGAGTTGGTGATGTTGAAGTAATGATGTCTTTTGAAAATGGAGATAAAAAAGTACCGGCTTATGATAAAAATTCGCAAAAATCAACTACTGAAGAAACTGATAATCAAGGCGGAAAACGAGTAAATAATCAAAATACAGATGGGGAGAACATTGTAATGACTACATCTGATGGAAACAATGAGCCATTTATATTAACCACATATAAACCGAAAATTATTGGAGTCATAATACTCGCGGAAGGTGCTGCAAATAGCAAAACAAAATATGAAATTGAACAAGCAGTATCGAAACTATATAACTTAAGTTTAGATAAGGTTAATGTATATAGTATGAAGAAGTAG